The Deltaproteobacteria bacterium genome contains the following window.
TCACTTTGGTGATCGCTTCCGGCTTGTGACCAAGAATGTGGGAATAGTGGCCCATCCATAAATCAATATACTCATTCCCATCGACATCCCAGATCTTGGAGCCCTCAGCCTTTTTGATATAAAGAGGGTAGGGGGCGAAATAGCGGAGATTATGGCAAACACCCCCCGGCATAACCCGGGCAGCGCGGGCATACAGCTTGGCGGAATTCGGGGTCCTTGCCAAATATTCCTTTAAAAAGTCCTCCATCGTTTTTCCCTATCGCGTTGAAGGTTCCCCCATCGAGGTTTTACCGACCAACGGAATGGAGGAAGGTTTTAAAAATAAAGAGGTCAGACTTTTAATCTCTTTAAAAGATTTATGAAGTCATATACTACAAGCTGTTTTTGGAGTCAAGAAAATTTCAAGGAAGAAATAGTTTTAGGTGAATCCGCTTTTTTGCGGTAAGTCAAAATCCATGAAGATTCAAAAATATTAAATAACTACCTTCTCGGAATCTATTCCGTGCTAAAATAATTATAAACCCTCCCTTCCCTGAAAAGAGGTCATATTGAAGATGGGGAAACATCTCGTTTTCGTCGGAGGCGGGCATGCCCACCTGACGGCCCTGTTACATCTCGACCGGTATGTTCAGCGGGGACACCAAGTCACGCTGATCAGTTCTTCGGCCTACCATTATTACTCCGGCATGGGCCCAGGAATGCTCTCCGGGATCTACCGGCCCCAGGAAGTTCGTTTTCACGTTAAAAAGCTTACTCAAGACCGGGGAGGCCTGTTTGTAGAAGATAGGGTTGTTAAAATTGACCCGTTAAATCGTTCCTTGATTTTATCCACGGAGTTTATGCCGTAAGGCAGAATCCCATCCTTTTGCACAATCTCCTGGCCGCCCTGGAAGGAGGAGGCATGCAAACCTTTCAACCCCAGAAAGATTATATGCTGATCTTCAACATGGGAGACGGAAGGGGAATTCTCTGGAAAAAAACTGGATATGGGACGGCAGGCTTTCTTTCATTTTAAAGGATTACATTGACAGGAAATTCATGAAACAATTTCAAGTGTCTGGAGAGCTCAAGGAGAAAGATGAAGGGATAGATTAATCTTTAGGAGGGGCAAAATGAGCATTCTGGATTATTTCAAATCGATTCCCACCTGGCCGGTCGAAAAAGTTCGAGATTTTTTGAACAGAAATTCTCCGGGAGATTATAACTTGGTGGATGTCCGCCAACCTAAAGAATATGAAAGTGGGCATCTGCCGGGGGCCCAATTAATCCCCGTGGGGGAATTAGAAAAGAGCGCGCAGGAACTGGACCCTCAAAAACCAACGATTGCTTATTGAGCTTCGGGAGTACGCAGCCGGGCGGCTGCGGCCATTTTATTCCGAGCAGGATTCAAAGAAGTATACAGTATGGAAGGCGGGATAAAGGCCTGGAACGGTTTCGTAGCCAAAGGGGTACCGAAAGCTGGTATGGCTTATTTTGATCCGGCTAAAAAACCGGAGGAACTCGTCGCGTTAGCCTGGATGCTGGAGGATGGCTCCCAGAAATTTTATTCCGAAACAGCCGGTATGCTCGAAGATCGCGAGACAGTGAACTTTTTGCAAAAACTTTCGGCCGACGAGGAAGGCCATAAAAATGCTCTTTTCAAAATTCACCGAGAACTTTCGGGCCTGAAAGCGGATCCGGGATTTCCCGGCTCGGTGATCCCGCTTGATCCCGGGATCAAATATGTGGAAGGCGGCGTGCCCCTGACGGAAGCGCTGGCGTGGGTGAAAGGAAAGGACCTCAAAGAGATTTTAGAACTCGCCATCTCCCTGGAAATCAATTCTGAAGACCTTTACATAAAAATGGGACGGAAGGTGGATGACAAAGAAGCGAAGAAGGTATTCAAGGTATTGTCCGTGCAAGAAAAACATCACCTGGAACGATTGGTGAGGCTTTTCGAAAAAAAATGAGGAGCTCCTTCAAAAAAGAAAAAGGAGAATACGGCAATTGATGGTTCCGGAGTTTCCCCAGTTTAAGCCGATTCAATCGGTTGGCTGAAAATTCATAATACCTCAGGTATCCATCCGGCACTTCGAGAATTCTACATCGGTCACCTGACTTCTTCCTTGTATTACGGGAGGAAACAAGGTAAAGTATTATATCTTGATTGTATAGGAAATTCCTTTTTGGACACGGATGTATACAGATTATCAGGATAAACTAAAAAAAATAATTATCTGCGTTTATCTGCGTAAATATGCGTCCTATCAAATTTAAGATGCAGGGAGAATTACTATGGAAGGTGTGATGGGTCCCCAGAACAGCAAGACGGGGAGAAGGCGCAGGATCAGGATTGTTATCCCGGCATATCCCGCGTTCAACATTTATTCTCATGTTGCCCGGGTCACAACCGCCTTAGGGCCGGTGAGTGTGGCCACTGCCGTCCATGAGGTGGAAGGATGGGATGTCGAGGTCATCGATGAAAACAATTATCGGAGATCCGCTCCGCGAAACTCCTCCGGCCTGCCGGATCACGAAGCCCTGCAAGGTTTGAGGCCGGCCGATGTCGTCGGATTATACGGTGGTTTGACCAGCACCATCCCCAGGCTTTATGAGATTGCCAGGTTTTACCGAGAGCGGGGCATCTTGACAGTTGCCGGCGGGCAGCATTTTGTCGAAGAAAACATAGCCGAGGCCTTGAACAATAGTGTTGATATAGTGGTGATCGGAGAAGGGGAAGAGACCCTCAAGGAACTTCTTCTAGCCTTCGAAGGAAAACGTCACTGGGGGGACATTGCCGGCATTGCCTACCTGGATCAAGGTCAACTTGCCAGGACACAGGAAAGGAAGCCCTTAACCGAGTTTGATAACCTGCCCATTCCCGATTTCTCTCTGGTGCGCTATGCCAAGGTTAAACTCTATCCTATT
Protein-coding sequences here:
- a CDS encoding rhodanese-like domain-containing protein, with protein sequence MSILDYFKSIPTWPVEKVRDFLNRNSPGDYNLVDVRQPKEYESGHLPGAQLIPVGELEKSAQELDPQKPTIAY
- a CDS encoding ferritin family protein, which translates into the protein MEGGIKAWNGFVAKGVPKAGMAYFDPAKKPEELVALAWMLEDGSQKFYSETAGMLEDRETVNFLQKLSADEEGHKNALFKIHRELSGLKADPGFPGSVIPLDPGIKYVEGGVPLTEALAWVKGKDLKEILELAISLEINSEDLYIKMGRKVDDKEAKKVFKVLSVQEKHHLERLVRLFEKK